A single region of the Ptychodera flava strain L36383 chromosome 9, AS_Pfla_20210202, whole genome shotgun sequence genome encodes:
- the LOC139140256 gene encoding uncharacterized protein isoform X2: MAHLQDKHKPNLIYLAAKGFGTMRTGGGDSRIPTDRMPYGVLEYSLQFFNASHTNQITCPPDLRKFTQTIYDEIGGKGLNLFTGPMFKAGDCTPGTRDPMKAKVNIPTVSRSTLNRDMKDSGFISGPYIQDKVLSDMKENMPTLRVWLKGDATDVNKGLFESRQLEWNGDVDMGDGTLQKTHKEYIDNIQTIKKTGLGTRRNVKAIVEDLLNLKHGIENDLLFAKKGVSASMKENEKIISGKIKNESKIRAIQWDMIEFTHIVDCCTSVLHNMKSILKDITGDGEIDLLGAAMVCSDIDDNILHTVPDLSQRLTSMRETLVTLQKGVMRKRRVPASHVFVWMVSDEFRQFKPYALPVKWFAYKSLTDVRLRDECDKVVQALHDKGYEVLGLVTDGEFNSLRTTGRSRPISIWALQKEAKAEFQRKPVEEMVKMLTVEVCPGGSLRSKANNPYLPESAIQQIVLCQEQGMDIHQIASLLRVSQVPQVWRDRDHNDPDFHPMWKTHTYMQETWRPENCRLHQARWAKEAWF, encoded by the exons ATGGCACATCTACAAGATAAACATAAACCAAATCTGATTTACCTAGCTGCTAAAGGTTTTGGTACAATGAGGACTGGTGGGGGTGATTCACGAATCCCAACTGACAGGATGCCATATGGGGTTTTGGAGTACTCTCTGCAGTTCTTCAATGCATCACATACAAATCAG ATCACCTGTCCCCCGGATCTCAGGAAGTTCACCCAAACAATTTATGATGAGATTGGAGGAAAGGGCTTGAACTTGTTTACTGGGCCAATGTTTAAAGCTGGAGATTGCACACCTGGCACACGTGATCCAATGAAG gcaAAAGTGAACATTCCAACAGTCAGTAGGTCAACCCTCAACAGGGACATGAAAGACAGTGGATTTATAAGTGGACCATACATTCAG GATAAAGTCTTATCAGACATGAAAGAAAACATGCCCACTCTGAGAGTGTGGTTGAAGGGGGATGCTACAGATGTTAATAAAGGGCTCTTTGAATCAAGACAATTGGAGTGGAATGGAGATGTAGACATGGGAGATGGTACAttacaaaaaacacacaaagaatATATTGATAATATTCAGACCATCAAAAAGACCGGTCTTGGAACAAGGCGAAATGTGAAGGCTATTGTAGAGGATCTACTCAATTTGAAGCATGGTATTGAAAATGACCTGCTGTTTGCCAAGAAAG gCGTGAGTGCATCCATgaaagaaaatgagaaaatcaTCAGTGGCAAAATAAAGAATGAATCCAAGATAAGAGCTATCCAGTGGGATATGATAGAATTTACACATATAGTAGATTGTTGTACAAGTGTTCTCCACAATATGAAATCCATCCTTAAAGATATCACTGGTGATGGCGAAATAGATTTACTTGGAGCAGCTATGGTTTGCAGTGACATAGATGATAACATCCTGCATACGGTTCCTGACTTGTCACAACGATTAACCAGTATGAGAGAAACTCTAGTGACACTGCAAAAAGGAGTCATGAGAAAACGACGCGTGCCTGCCAGCCATGTCTTTGTTTGGATGGTGTCTGATGAATTCCGTCAGTTCAAGCCATATGCTCTTCCAGTGAAGTGGTTTGCCTACAAATCATTGACAGATGTCAGACTGAGAGATGAATGTGACAAGGTTGTACAAGCTCTCCATGACAAAGGCTATGAAGTTCTTG GTTTGGTGACAGATGGAGAGTTCAATTCATTAAGAACAACTGGAAGGAGTCGCCCAATCTCAATTTGGGCCTTGCAAAAGGAGGCCAAAGCAGAGTTTCAAAGAAAGCCTGTTGAGGAAATGGTTAAAATGCTAACAGTTGAAG TCTGTCCTGGTGGAAGTCTCCGTTCCAAGGCAAACAACCCATATCTGCCTGAAAGTGCCATTCAACAGATTGTTTTATGTCAGGAACAAGGGATGGACATTCATCAGATAGCTTCGCTTTTACGGGTTAGCCAAGTACCTCAAGTATGGAGAGACAGAGATCATAATGACCCAGATTTTCATCCCATGTGGAAAACACACACCTACATGCAAGAAACCTGGAGACCAG agAATTGCAGACTCCACCAGGCAAGGTGGGCCAAAGAAGCGTGGTTTTAA
- the LOC139140256 gene encoding uncharacterized protein isoform X1 yields the protein MAHLQDKHKPNLIYLAAKGFGTMRTGGGDSRIPTDRMPYGVLEYSLQFFNASHTNQITCPPDLRKFTQTIYDEIGGKGLNLFTGPMFKAGDCTPGTRDPMKAKVNIPTVSRSTLNRDMKDSGFISGPYIQHCYFQDKVLSDMKENMPTLRVWLKGDATDVNKGLFESRQLEWNGDVDMGDGTLQKTHKEYIDNIQTIKKTGLGTRRNVKAIVEDLLNLKHGIENDLLFAKKGVSASMKENEKIISGKIKNESKIRAIQWDMIEFTHIVDCCTSVLHNMKSILKDITGDGEIDLLGAAMVCSDIDDNILHTVPDLSQRLTSMRETLVTLQKGVMRKRRVPASHVFVWMVSDEFRQFKPYALPVKWFAYKSLTDVRLRDECDKVVQALHDKGYEVLGLVTDGEFNSLRTTGRSRPISIWALQKEAKAEFQRKPVEEMVKMLTVEVCPGGSLRSKANNPYLPESAIQQIVLCQEQGMDIHQIASLLRVSQVPQVWRDRDHNDPDFHPMWKTHTYMQETWRPENCRLHQARWAKEAWF from the exons ATGGCACATCTACAAGATAAACATAAACCAAATCTGATTTACCTAGCTGCTAAAGGTTTTGGTACAATGAGGACTGGTGGGGGTGATTCACGAATCCCAACTGACAGGATGCCATATGGGGTTTTGGAGTACTCTCTGCAGTTCTTCAATGCATCACATACAAATCAG ATCACCTGTCCCCCGGATCTCAGGAAGTTCACCCAAACAATTTATGATGAGATTGGAGGAAAGGGCTTGAACTTGTTTACTGGGCCAATGTTTAAAGCTGGAGATTGCACACCTGGCACACGTGATCCAATGAAG gcaAAAGTGAACATTCCAACAGTCAGTAGGTCAACCCTCAACAGGGACATGAAAGACAGTGGATTTATAAGTGGACCATACATTCAG CATTGTTATTTTCAGGATAAAGTCTTATCAGACATGAAAGAAAACATGCCCACTCTGAGAGTGTGGTTGAAGGGGGATGCTACAGATGTTAATAAAGGGCTCTTTGAATCAAGACAATTGGAGTGGAATGGAGATGTAGACATGGGAGATGGTACAttacaaaaaacacacaaagaatATATTGATAATATTCAGACCATCAAAAAGACCGGTCTTGGAACAAGGCGAAATGTGAAGGCTATTGTAGAGGATCTACTCAATTTGAAGCATGGTATTGAAAATGACCTGCTGTTTGCCAAGAAAG gCGTGAGTGCATCCATgaaagaaaatgagaaaatcaTCAGTGGCAAAATAAAGAATGAATCCAAGATAAGAGCTATCCAGTGGGATATGATAGAATTTACACATATAGTAGATTGTTGTACAAGTGTTCTCCACAATATGAAATCCATCCTTAAAGATATCACTGGTGATGGCGAAATAGATTTACTTGGAGCAGCTATGGTTTGCAGTGACATAGATGATAACATCCTGCATACGGTTCCTGACTTGTCACAACGATTAACCAGTATGAGAGAAACTCTAGTGACACTGCAAAAAGGAGTCATGAGAAAACGACGCGTGCCTGCCAGCCATGTCTTTGTTTGGATGGTGTCTGATGAATTCCGTCAGTTCAAGCCATATGCTCTTCCAGTGAAGTGGTTTGCCTACAAATCATTGACAGATGTCAGACTGAGAGATGAATGTGACAAGGTTGTACAAGCTCTCCATGACAAAGGCTATGAAGTTCTTG GTTTGGTGACAGATGGAGAGTTCAATTCATTAAGAACAACTGGAAGGAGTCGCCCAATCTCAATTTGGGCCTTGCAAAAGGAGGCCAAAGCAGAGTTTCAAAGAAAGCCTGTTGAGGAAATGGTTAAAATGCTAACAGTTGAAG TCTGTCCTGGTGGAAGTCTCCGTTCCAAGGCAAACAACCCATATCTGCCTGAAAGTGCCATTCAACAGATTGTTTTATGTCAGGAACAAGGGATGGACATTCATCAGATAGCTTCGCTTTTACGGGTTAGCCAAGTACCTCAAGTATGGAGAGACAGAGATCATAATGACCCAGATTTTCATCCCATGTGGAAAACACACACCTACATGCAAGAAACCTGGAGACCAG agAATTGCAGACTCCACCAGGCAAGGTGGGCCAAAGAAGCGTGGTTTTAA